A genomic stretch from Desulfonauticus submarinus includes:
- a CDS encoding pyridoxal phosphate-dependent aminotransferase — protein sequence MLLNTQVKTYLQRSSWIRKMFEKGAELKKEFGADKVFDFSLGNPDLPPPSSIINEFVKLKELSSKPLALGYMPNAGLPQLREKLALFLSKEQGVSISREEVIITCGAAGGINALFRAILEPKDEVVAFAPFFVEYGFYAENHNGILKVVKTKEPDFSLDLGALDQAIGEKTRAIILNSPNNPSGQVYSEQEIKEIADLLRKKSQKFGKPIFLVADEPYRFLVYDGVEVPSILKFYEFSVVVSSFSKSLGLAGERVGYVLVNPDMPNKQELLAGLVLTNRILGFVNAPIIGQYLLLAGLGSLVDISVYQKRRQLMGQILEQAGLEFTWPKGGFYFFPKAPNKQEDDFITALLKENVLAVPGKGFGFPGYVRFAFCVPEETIKRSAEAIGKAVQNILEKY from the coding sequence ATGCTTTTAAATACTCAGGTTAAGACATATCTACAAAGGTCTTCCTGGATTAGAAAAATGTTTGAAAAGGGAGCAGAATTAAAAAAAGAATTTGGGGCGGATAAGGTATTTGATTTTAGTCTTGGTAATCCTGATTTACCTCCACCATCTTCAATAATCAATGAGTTTGTCAAACTTAAGGAATTGTCATCTAAACCATTAGCTTTAGGTTATATGCCAAATGCAGGTTTACCTCAGTTGAGGGAAAAATTAGCTTTATTTCTTTCCAAAGAACAAGGGGTTTCTATTTCCAGAGAAGAAGTAATTATAACTTGTGGGGCTGCTGGAGGGATCAATGCTTTATTTAGGGCCATATTGGAGCCTAAGGATGAAGTCGTAGCCTTTGCTCCTTTTTTTGTAGAGTACGGGTTTTATGCTGAAAATCACAATGGAATATTAAAGGTAGTTAAAACTAAAGAGCCAGATTTTTCTTTAGATTTAGGTGCATTAGACCAGGCTATTGGGGAGAAAACAAGAGCGATAATTTTAAACTCGCCTAATAACCCAAGTGGTCAAGTTTATTCTGAGCAAGAGATAAAAGAGATTGCAGATTTGCTAAGAAAGAAAAGCCAAAAATTTGGGAAACCTATTTTTTTGGTAGCAGATGAACCATATAGGTTTTTGGTTTATGATGGAGTGGAAGTGCCTTCTATTTTAAAATTTTATGAATTTAGCGTTGTAGTTAGCTCGTTTTCTAAAAGCCTAGGCTTGGCAGGAGAGAGAGTTGGTTATGTTTTGGTAAATCCAGATATGCCAAATAAACAAGAACTGTTAGCTGGACTGGTTTTGACTAATCGTATTTTAGGCTTTGTTAATGCTCCAATAATAGGTCAATATTTGCTTTTAGCAGGTTTAGGAAGTCTAGTAGATATAAGTGTGTATCAAAAAAGAAGACAATTGATGGGACAAATTTTGGAACAAGCAGGTTTAGAATTTACTTGGCCAAAAGGTGGTTTTTATTTTTTTCCTAAAGCTCCAAATAAGCAGGAAGATGATTTTATTACTGCTTTGCTTAAAGAGAATGTCTTGGCTGTGCCTGGGAAAGGTTTTGGATTTCCCGGATATGTGAGATTTGCTTTCTGCGTTCCTGAAGAAACTATCAAACGTTCAGCAGAGGCAATAGGTAAGGCTGTACAAAATATTTTAGAAAAATATTAG
- a CDS encoding metal-dependent transcriptional regulator — translation MNKKKKQLTPSLEDYLETIFHLENTYSSAQAKDIASNLGVKRASVTGALRALAAKGLINYEPYSKITLTPEGFRQATRIVHRHKVLAEFLENFLCLNRKQAEENACRLEHHIDDLTLERLIDFIEFIQKCPRTGKSWIKALQNHCHKAGNCSVCKKCLQKALEEFEEKISS, via the coding sequence ATGAATAAAAAAAAGAAACAACTAACTCCAAGTCTAGAAGACTACCTAGAAACAATTTTTCATTTAGAAAACACCTATTCTTCTGCCCAGGCCAAGGATATTGCTTCTAATTTAGGAGTAAAAAGAGCTTCTGTGACAGGAGCCCTACGAGCCTTAGCTGCCAAAGGATTAATTAACTATGAGCCATATAGTAAGATCACGCTAACCCCCGAAGGCTTTAGACAAGCTACACGTATAGTACACCGTCATAAAGTATTAGCAGAATTTTTAGAAAATTTCCTCTGTTTAAACCGCAAGCAGGCAGAAGAAAATGCTTGCCGCTTAGAACATCACATAGATGATTTAACCTTGGAAAGATTAATAGATTTTATTGAGTTTATTCAAAAATGTCCTAGAACAGGTAAATCCTGGATAAAAGCCCTCCAAAATCATTGTCATAAGGCAGGCAATTGTTCTGTCTGTAAAAAATGTCTTCAAAAAGCTCTTGAAGAATTTGAAGAAAAAATTTCCTCCTAA
- the fliS gene encoding flagellar export chaperone FliS: MQAVQAYLNTKVSTASQKDLVVLIFESAIRYLKQAKEKIKEKDYAQKGILISKALDCIAELDASLNMEKGGDIAKNLHALYFYCQTRLLQANMNLDPKKIDEVISILQQIGTAFAEIKNSSA, translated from the coding sequence ATGCAGGCAGTACAAGCATATTTAAACACCAAAGTATCTACAGCATCTCAAAAAGATTTAGTTGTTCTCATATTTGAGAGCGCCATCAGATACTTAAAACAAGCTAAAGAAAAAATAAAAGAAAAAGACTATGCCCAAAAAGGTATTCTCATTTCTAAGGCATTAGATTGTATTGCAGAATTAGACGCTAGTTTAAATATGGAAAAAGGTGGAGATATAGCTAAAAATCTCCACGCTCTTTATTTTTATTGTCAAACCAGACTACTTCAAGCTAATATGAACTTAGATCCTAAAAAAATAGATGAAGTCATTTCTATATTACAACAAATTGGAACAGCCTTTGCGGAAATTAAAAATTCTTCTGCTTAA
- a CDS encoding flagellin — translation MALVINHNLMAMNAARNLGVAYGRLSVSTRRLSSGLRVGTAADDAAGLAIRELMRADIAALNQGIRNANDAISLIQTADGALQVIDEKLIRMKELAEQAATGTYTSDQRLIIDSEYQAMASEITRIANATDFNGIYLLNGNLSSSAVNPASWGADHSGSGLVSTGPLKVHFGSGNDSAEDYYYIAIGNATASAFGLGNNAATSSAGYTISTQSAAQNALEAINAAIISKDKIRASLGALQNRLQNTVTNLQIQAENLQAAESRISDVDVATEMTNFVRNQILTQSAVAMLAQANALPRMALQLISG, via the coding sequence ATGGCTCTAGTCATTAATCACAACCTAATGGCCATGAATGCGGCCAGGAATTTAGGTGTAGCTTATGGGAGATTAAGTGTATCTACTAGAAGGCTGTCCTCAGGACTTCGTGTAGGTACTGCTGCTGACGATGCTGCTGGTTTGGCAATTAGAGAGCTTATGCGCGCAGATATTGCCGCTCTAAACCAAGGTATTAGAAATGCGAATGACGCTATTTCTTTAATTCAAACTGCAGACGGTGCTTTACAAGTTATCGATGAAAAGCTCATTCGTATGAAAGAACTAGCAGAACAGGCAGCTACTGGTACTTATACATCAGACCAAAGGCTTATCATTGATTCTGAATATCAAGCAATGGCCTCAGAAATTACCAGAATTGCCAATGCTACTGACTTCAATGGTATTTACCTATTAAATGGAAATTTATCTTCTAGTGCTGTTAACCCTGCTTCGTGGGGTGCAGATCACAGTGGTAGTGGCCTAGTGTCAACAGGACCATTAAAGGTTCACTTTGGAAGTGGTAACGACTCTGCAGAAGATTACTATTATATTGCTATAGGAAATGCTACTGCTTCTGCTTTTGGCTTGGGTAATAATGCTGCAACTAGTTCTGCAGGCTACACAATTTCTACTCAATCAGCAGCTCAAAATGCATTAGAGGCAATCAACGCAGCTATAATTTCTAAGGACAAAATCAGAGCATCGCTTGGTGCCCTTCAAAATAGGCTTCAAAATACTGTAACAAACTTACAAATCCAGGCAGAAAACTTACAGGCTGCTGAATCACGAATTTCAGATGTAGACGTGGCAACAGAAATGACCAACTTTGTGCGTAACCAAATTCTTACTCAATCTGCAGTAGCAATGTTAGCCCAGGCCAATGCTTTACCTAGAATGGCTTTACAACTTATCAGTGGATAA
- a CDS encoding efflux RND transporter permease subunit, translating to MKKIISWFTENHVASNLLMFFLLIGGIIYSLGMKVEIFPEVSLDKISISVEYPGASPEEVEEGIILPIEEAISGLSGVKEIDSTASEGFASILVEVLKGWDTSALYDDIKSEVDRLTTLPDKAKEPVIQRIIRKSQVLDIAVYGNVSEKILKKFAQKIKDEITSLPEVSLARLDGVRENEIHIELNPVTLRKYHLSLTEIAHKVALYSKDVPLGRIKDPAGEVILRLKAKRYTKNDFAQIPILTKTDGSIVYLKDIAKIKDTFEDIDAKVLFQGVPTALIEVFRIGDQNALKVAKAVHSYVNKIRKTLPPNIKIQIYNDSSKLLKSRLNLLLKNMAYGLILVSVVLGLFLELKLAFWVTLGIPISFAGATMFLPAVDVSINMISLFAFIMVLGIVVDDAIVIGENIYTKYQKGKPPFLACVNGASEVGRPVIFSVLTTIAAFTPLLLGSGQMGKFMRNIPLVVNLVLAASLIEALLVLPCHLHSSLKNKKPSKPKLLPRLLEKFINGPYAKTLNLCLKYRYITLTAVIAILILSFGIIKGGIIKFTFFPKVESDFLTCNLTLPPGTPVEYTKKIIKKIEYALNKIIEEEDAKRPKDAPSLLKYTLSLVGFQMSPHETSMVTTQSGGNVGQIFAELLSNEERTIKANYLVKRWRKEVGNIPGAEELTFSSDLFSFGKPLAIDISHPNYKLLNQISLQLQKELKKIPGVFDISDSFIPGKKEIYIRLKPNALNLGFTTDYIAQEVRAAFHGLEALSFQRGKDEVKVKVMLPEKERHSLDSLNLLWLKTNTGQFIPLSNVADLELTQGYSRISRQNRQRIVSVYADIDETKANANEIRNYLKTRILPHLQKLYPSLNWNWAGEGKEQKESLRDIFQGFSLALLLIYILLAVPLRSYVQPLVIMLSIPFSILGAILGHLILGFNLSILSLFGIVGLAGVAVNDALVLMDAANMLRTQGKSPFEAAFNAGKLRFRAVLLTSLTTFAGLMPMIMEKSLQAQFLIPMAISLGFGILLATFITLLIIPCGYVILFDLISLKHKQF from the coding sequence ATGAAAAAAATAATTAGCTGGTTTACAGAAAATCACGTTGCTTCTAATCTTTTAATGTTTTTTCTCCTAATAGGGGGTATTATTTATTCCCTGGGAATGAAGGTGGAAATATTTCCTGAAGTTAGTCTAGATAAGATAAGTATTAGTGTTGAATATCCTGGAGCTTCTCCAGAAGAAGTAGAAGAAGGTATTATCCTGCCTATAGAAGAAGCAATTTCTGGTTTATCTGGAGTTAAGGAAATAGATTCTACAGCTTCTGAGGGTTTTGCTTCTATTTTAGTAGAAGTATTAAAAGGATGGGATACTAGTGCATTATATGATGATATTAAGTCAGAAGTAGATAGACTTACTACTCTCCCAGATAAAGCCAAAGAACCTGTCATTCAACGCATTATACGTAAGAGCCAAGTATTGGATATAGCTGTTTATGGAAATGTTTCTGAAAAAATATTAAAAAAATTCGCCCAAAAAATAAAAGACGAAATCACCTCTTTACCTGAAGTAAGTTTAGCCAGGCTTGATGGAGTGCGCGAAAATGAAATTCATATAGAGCTTAACCCAGTTACTTTGCGTAAATATCATCTCAGCTTAACTGAAATCGCCCACAAAGTAGCCTTATACAGCAAAGATGTACCCTTAGGACGGATTAAAGATCCTGCTGGAGAAGTTATCTTACGTCTAAAAGCAAAACGCTATACAAAAAATGATTTTGCTCAAATTCCAATTCTTACCAAAACAGATGGAAGTATTGTCTATCTTAAAGATATTGCAAAAATTAAGGACACATTTGAAGACATAGATGCAAAAGTATTGTTCCAAGGAGTTCCTACAGCCCTTATCGAAGTATTTAGAATTGGAGATCAAAACGCCTTAAAAGTAGCTAAAGCTGTTCATTCTTACGTAAATAAAATAAGAAAAACTCTTCCTCCCAATATTAAAATTCAAATCTATAACGATAGTTCAAAACTCTTAAAAAGCAGGCTTAATCTTTTATTAAAAAACATGGCTTATGGCCTTATTTTAGTAAGTGTTGTATTAGGATTATTTTTAGAGCTGAAGTTAGCTTTCTGGGTTACCTTAGGTATACCTATTTCCTTTGCAGGAGCTACCATGTTTCTACCTGCGGTAGATGTATCTATTAATATGATATCTCTTTTTGCCTTTATTATGGTTTTAGGAATAGTAGTAGACGATGCAATTGTAATTGGAGAAAATATTTATACTAAATATCAAAAAGGAAAACCACCTTTTTTGGCCTGTGTAAATGGTGCATCTGAAGTTGGCAGGCCTGTTATTTTCTCTGTACTCACAACTATTGCAGCCTTTACTCCTTTACTTTTAGGCAGTGGACAAATGGGTAAATTCATGCGCAATATACCTTTAGTGGTGAACTTAGTTTTAGCGGCATCACTCATAGAAGCCCTATTAGTTTTACCTTGTCATCTACACTCATCTTTAAAGAACAAAAAGCCATCTAAACCCAAACTCTTACCTAGACTTTTAGAAAAATTTATAAATGGACCATATGCCAAAACTCTAAATCTATGCCTAAAGTATCGCTATATTACCCTGACAGCTGTTATAGCTATATTAATTTTGTCCTTTGGGATTATAAAAGGAGGTATTATAAAGTTTACTTTTTTCCCAAAAGTAGAATCAGACTTTTTAACCTGTAATCTCACTCTACCACCTGGAACACCTGTGGAATATACAAAAAAAATTATTAAAAAAATTGAATATGCTTTAAATAAAATTATTGAAGAAGAAGATGCAAAGCGACCTAAAGATGCTCCTTCTCTTTTAAAATATACTTTAAGTCTAGTAGGTTTTCAGATGTCTCCTCATGAGACGAGTATGGTTACTACTCAAAGTGGAGGTAATGTGGGCCAAATATTTGCCGAACTTTTAAGCAATGAAGAAAGAACAATAAAGGCCAATTACCTAGTGAAACGTTGGAGAAAAGAAGTAGGCAATATACCAGGAGCAGAGGAGCTAACCTTTTCTAGTGATCTATTTTCTTTTGGCAAACCACTTGCAATAGATATTTCACACCCCAATTATAAACTACTTAATCAAATCTCTCTTCAACTCCAAAAAGAGTTAAAAAAGATACCAGGGGTATTTGATATAAGTGATAGTTTTATTCCTGGTAAAAAAGAAATTTATATACGCCTAAAACCAAATGCACTAAATCTTGGTTTTACTACAGATTATATTGCCCAAGAAGTTCGAGCTGCATTTCATGGCTTAGAAGCCCTTTCTTTCCAACGAGGCAAGGATGAAGTAAAGGTAAAGGTCATGCTTCCAGAAAAAGAAAGGCACTCTCTTGATTCTCTAAATCTATTATGGCTAAAAACTAATACAGGACAATTTATCCCTCTATCTAATGTAGCTGACTTAGAATTGACTCAAGGATATTCACGCATAAGCCGTCAAAATAGACAACGTATAGTTAGTGTGTATGCAGATATTGATGAAACAAAAGCAAATGCAAATGAAATTAGAAATTATTTAAAAACACGCATTCTCCCTCATCTTCAAAAGCTTTATCCTAGCCTAAATTGGAATTGGGCAGGAGAAGGGAAAGAACAAAAAGAATCTCTTCGAGATATTTTTCAAGGCTTTAGCTTAGCCCTTTTACTTATTTATATCTTGCTTGCTGTACCACTACGCTCTTATGTTCAGCCCTTAGTCATAATGTTATCTATTCCTTTTAGTATCTTAGGGGCAATCCTAGGACATCTTATTTTAGGATTTAATCTAAGTATTTTAAGTTTGTTCGGCATTGTAGGGTTAGCAGGTGTCGCTGTAAACGACGCTTTAGTGTTAATGGATGCTGCCAATATGCTAAGAACACAAGGAAAATCTCCTTTTGAGGCAGCCTTTAATGCAGGAAAACTTCGCTTTAGAGCAGTCCTATTAACCTCTCTTACCACTTTTGCAGGTCTTATGCCAATGATTATGGAAAAAAGCCTACAGGCTCAATTTTTAATCCCAATGGCAATTAGTCTAGGGTTTGGAATTTTACTAGCAACCTTTATTACCCTCCTAATCATTCCTTGTGGATATGTCATCTTATTTGATTTAATTTCTTTAAAACACAAACAATTCTAA
- the fliD gene encoding flagellar filament capping protein FliD — protein sequence MTDIANDYLISGQIHFTGLGSGTDFDTMIQKLIEIEKNQHVTPLEDWKKTWEDKVSAFQELNTAMLNLENTLESMDSIKEFFIKTATSTDTDILTATASSDAQEGTHSIEINQLAQNDILISQNYFSSEDAVINNTGSDETFSYTYNGNNVSLNVPDGTTLSAFVSMINNDADNPGIKASIIKKADGQFHLQLAGLDLGSSYSITISAGPSSFDADSSSSVTNADFYHTQTAQNAQIKVDGFPNDGTWIERDTNSIDDVITGVTLNLKSTGTVQVTISNDTEAIKEQIKTFIEQFNKVVSLIREQTKVTKTTNNKVEGSILTGNYGLQIIQQRLKTLLAGVGIGFDRNEDPYPSLSNIGITTDADEGSPTLGELKIDEEKLDDALSTNAQAVAEIFSADYVPATSSSDFKYYSHIDGVTKGGKYTVEYTVSGGSITSAKIDGYDAGIDGNIITSKEGDSKGLAIQIDNLSDGTYSGTIRLKYGKTLELRDELDELTDSYDGTLNVLKDNYNEIIEDIEKKISWEQKRIDRYERDLRQRFARLEALLGYYNSLDAQLSSQIASLKAGTK from the coding sequence ATGACAGACATAGCTAATGATTATCTTATCTCGGGCCAAATTCACTTTACAGGTCTCGGCTCAGGTACTGATTTTGATACAATGATCCAAAAATTAATTGAAATAGAAAAAAATCAACATGTAACTCCCCTAGAAGATTGGAAAAAAACATGGGAAGACAAAGTCAGTGCCTTTCAAGAATTAAATACTGCTATGTTAAATTTAGAAAATACGTTAGAATCAATGGATAGCATAAAAGAATTTTTTATAAAAACTGCCACTTCTACAGACACAGATATTCTAACCGCAACCGCAAGTAGCGACGCACAGGAAGGGACTCATTCCATAGAAATTAATCAATTAGCTCAAAATGATATTTTAATCAGCCAAAATTATTTTTCTTCAGAAGATGCTGTTATAAATAATACTGGTTCTGATGAAACATTTAGCTATACTTATAACGGGAACAATGTAAGTTTAAATGTTCCAGATGGGACTACTCTTTCTGCCTTTGTTAGCATGATAAACAATGATGCAGACAATCCAGGCATAAAAGCTTCTATAATAAAAAAAGCAGACGGACAATTCCATCTTCAGCTTGCTGGTTTAGATTTAGGTAGTTCTTATTCTATAACTATTAGCGCAGGCCCAAGTAGTTTTGATGCAGACAGTAGTAGTTCTGTTACTAATGCGGATTTTTATCACACTCAAACAGCCCAAAACGCTCAAATAAAAGTAGATGGCTTTCCTAACGATGGTACTTGGATAGAACGAGATACAAACAGTATTGATGATGTGATTACAGGAGTGACTTTAAACTTAAAAAGTACAGGAACAGTGCAAGTTACTATATCCAATGATACTGAAGCAATTAAAGAACAAATTAAGACTTTTATTGAGCAATTCAATAAAGTTGTTTCTCTTATTAGAGAACAAACAAAAGTCACTAAAACAACTAACAATAAAGTAGAAGGGTCTATTCTTACCGGAAACTATGGGCTTCAGATTATACAACAAAGGTTAAAAACCTTACTAGCTGGGGTTGGCATAGGATTTGATCGCAATGAAGATCCATATCCTTCTTTATCTAATATTGGCATCACTACAGATGCAGATGAAGGATCTCCTACTTTAGGAGAACTTAAAATAGATGAAGAAAAGCTTGATGATGCCCTTTCTACAAATGCTCAGGCTGTAGCTGAAATATTTAGCGCAGATTATGTACCTGCTACCTCTTCCTCTGATTTCAAGTATTATTCCCATATTGATGGAGTCACCAAAGGTGGAAAATATACTGTAGAGTATACTGTAAGTGGAGGTAGTATCACTTCTGCGAAGATAGATGGATATGATGCAGGCATAGATGGAAACATTATAACCTCAAAAGAAGGAGATTCTAAAGGTCTTGCTATACAAATAGACAATCTTTCTGATGGGACTTATAGTGGGACTATTCGCTTAAAATACGGGAAAACTCTAGAGTTAAGAGATGAACTTGATGAACTAACAGATAGTTATGATGGAACTTTAAATGTACTAAAAGATAACTATAATGAAATTATAGAAGACATAGAGAAAAAAATTAGTTGGGAACAAAAAAGAATAGATAGATATGAACGGGATCTGCGACAAAGATTCGCAAGATTAGAAGCTCTTTTGGGATATTATAATTCATTAGATGCCCAATTGTCATCTCAAATTGCATCCTTAAAAGCAGGAACTAAATAG
- a CDS encoding efflux RND transporter periplasmic adaptor subunit — translation MILSMKNKVLFNAIIIILILLFATFGFKFLANQKKHPNPIQTLSQIPVVQTQIVRTQTEQIIFSAQGTVEAREVASLVPQVGGKVIFISKSLNPGAIVRPNQLLLKIDPASYKIALKQAKASVIEAKANLTLVQSKATEAIWAWQLEHKGSPPPLVAKEPQLKQAEAKLAQAKASLEQAELNLKRTSLYAPFKARVIERKIGLGQYISPGQTVATLYKIDNLEVKVPIEQNKLKWITPIKTKVKIIDPNTQNTWEGKFVRISANIDTSTRLLYIYVKVFNSKNLFPGSFVKVKFYGKNVLNVCWIPEKALHDFNTIWVVKNNKIYFKKVQALIRKENKVLVHGLKDKDEIIISPLGEVKQGLTVKIIK, via the coding sequence ATGATTTTATCAATGAAAAATAAAGTTCTATTCAATGCTATTATAATTATTCTAATTTTATTGTTTGCAACGTTTGGATTTAAATTCCTCGCTAATCAAAAAAAACATCCAAACCCGATCCAAACTCTATCTCAAATTCCTGTGGTACAAACTCAAATAGTGAGAACACAAACAGAACAAATCATTTTTTCTGCTCAAGGCACTGTAGAGGCAAGAGAGGTAGCCTCTTTAGTCCCTCAAGTAGGAGGGAAAGTCATTTTTATATCTAAATCTCTCAATCCAGGAGCAATAGTAAGACCTAACCAACTTTTACTAAAAATAGACCCTGCTTCTTATAAAATTGCTCTTAAACAAGCCAAAGCTTCTGTTATAGAGGCAAAAGCTAATCTGACTTTGGTACAATCTAAAGCCACAGAAGCTATTTGGGCTTGGCAACTAGAACACAAAGGATCTCCTCCCCCATTAGTTGCTAAAGAACCACAATTAAAACAAGCAGAGGCTAAACTTGCCCAAGCAAAGGCATCCTTAGAGCAGGCAGAGCTTAATTTAAAAAGAACATCTCTATATGCTCCTTTTAAAGCAAGAGTAATAGAACGGAAGATAGGCTTAGGTCAATATATCTCTCCTGGACAAACAGTTGCCACATTATATAAAATAGACAACCTTGAGGTAAAAGTTCCTATAGAACAAAACAAATTAAAATGGATAACCCCTATAAAAACGAAAGTAAAAATTATAGATCCTAATACGCAAAATACATGGGAAGGAAAATTTGTACGTATTTCAGCAAATATAGATACAAGCACTAGGCTCTTGTATATTTATGTAAAAGTATTTAACAGTAAAAATCTTTTTCCAGGATCATTTGTAAAAGTAAAGTTCTACGGTAAAAATGTACTTAATGTATGTTGGATCCCTGAAAAAGCTTTGCACGACTTTAACACTATTTGGGTTGTAAAAAATAACAAAATATATTTTAAAAAAGTTCAAGCTTTGATTAGAAAAGAAAATAAAGTCTTAGTGCATGGATTAAAAGATAAAGATGAAATTATTATTTCTCCTCTAGGAGAGGTAAAACAGGGATTAACTGTAAAAATAATTAAATAA
- a CDS encoding efflux transporter outer membrane subunit has product MSYNKIIFYFYLLSVILSGCILSPNLPPRETTIPPKNYLNSNSTSFYCPTEWWKIFSDNYLNSLIKTSLLKNFDLKQSMLTLIQLKKQLDIEKASLYPNINLEGKIQREGKYLQNVLGEKYYSLTNTYSAFLITSYELDLFQKLSAQRVAAWMQVLENQHYLKSFKQSLISSLVNLYLQLSFEQNKIDIYKKILKLEEKNLLYLEKSYNQGYANLADILAQKQIIENLKNTILESKKHFQDIEYQICSLMGKYPQHIYFSSWHKFSKTKLKVNPGLPSLLLKSRPDILAKENKLKKLETKVKVARRARFPKITLTGQFGYASTELQNLFTPTNALFRLAAGILQPIFQAGKLKKQEDIAILEFQKAEIDYAKTILTAFKEVELALFLRQVIDQQEKHFSNILKLKQKKLQLTQYKYSQGQISFLELNHAKKEFLEALLNKEKIHLNSLLNQVNLIKALGGNWG; this is encoded by the coding sequence ATGTCTTATAATAAAATAATTTTTTATTTTTATCTTCTTAGCGTTATACTTAGTGGATGTATACTTTCCCCAAATTTACCTCCAAGAGAAACAACTATCCCTCCCAAAAATTATTTAAATTCTAATTCAACTTCTTTTTATTGCCCAACAGAATGGTGGAAAATCTTTTCTGACAATTATCTAAACTCCTTAATAAAGACCTCTCTTCTAAAGAATTTTGATCTAAAGCAATCAATGTTGACCCTAATACAATTAAAAAAACAACTAGATATAGAAAAGGCAAGCCTATATCCTAATATAAACTTAGAAGGCAAAATACAACGAGAGGGCAAATATCTCCAAAATGTATTAGGAGAAAAATATTACTCCCTAACAAATACTTATTCTGCCTTTTTAATAACTTCTTATGAATTAGATTTATTTCAAAAATTATCTGCCCAAAGAGTTGCTGCGTGGATGCAAGTTCTGGAAAATCAACACTATTTAAAATCATTCAAACAAAGTCTGATCTCATCTCTGGTAAACTTGTACCTTCAACTAAGTTTTGAACAAAATAAAATAGATATTTATAAAAAAATATTAAAATTAGAAGAAAAAAATCTTCTTTACCTAGAAAAATCGTATAATCAAGGATATGCTAATTTAGCTGACATTCTTGCTCAAAAACAAATAATAGAAAACTTAAAAAACACTATTTTAGAAAGTAAAAAACACTTTCAAGACATAGAGTATCAAATATGTAGTTTAATGGGAAAATATCCTCAACATATCTATTTTTCTTCTTGGCACAAATTTTCTAAAACAAAATTAAAAGTCAATCCAGGTCTTCCTAGCTTACTGTTAAAATCCAGACCAGATATCCTCGCTAAGGAAAATAAATTAAAAAAACTTGAAACAAAAGTTAAAGTAGCAAGAAGGGCAAGATTCCCTAAAATAACTCTTACTGGTCAATTTGGTTATGCTAGTACGGAATTACAAAACCTTTTTACCCCGACTAATGCTCTTTTTCGCTTGGCAGCAGGAATCCTTCAGCCAATTTTTCAGGCAGGAAAACTGAAAAAACAAGAAGATATTGCTATTTTAGAATTCCAAAAAGCAGAAATTGATTATGCAAAAACAATTTTAACTGCATTTAAAGAAGTAGAATTAGCCTTATTTTTAAGACAAGTGATAGACCAACAAGAAAAACATTTCTCTAATATTTTAAAATTAAAACAAAAAAAACTACAATTAACACAATATAAATATTCTCAAGGACAAATATCTTTTTTAGAACTAAACCATGCTAAAAAAGAATTTTTAGAAGCACTTTTAAATAAAGAAAAAATACATTTAAATTCTTTGCTAAATCAAGTAAACTTAATAAAAGCACTAGGGGGAAACTGGGGCTAA